In one Methanobrevibacter arboriphilus genomic region, the following are encoded:
- the purD gene encoding phosphoribosylamine--glycine ligase → MKVLVVGTGARENAICESLKDDCELYSYMSNKNPGIAKIAKFKQGDEGDIQSVAKYAVDNKIDIAVIGPEAPLGKGIVDELEKNGIKCVGPNIEAAKIETDKSFMRNLFEKYDIEGSLIYKVFDNFKDIENFLDDFDRDAVIKPVGLTGGKGVKIVGEHLKDNQEAKEYAKEVMDNKMGGFPQVIIEERLIGEEFTIQAFSDGKSLAPMPAAQDHPYAFEGGKGPITGGMGSYSNKDGLLPFLKEEDYDEAVKIMEKTIHAVAKEASPYKGILYGQFMLTSNGPRLIEYNARFGDPEAMNVLPLMKTPMIEVCKSIVDGNLQNVEFEPLSSVCKYIVPDGYPETKYANEEIVVDEEKIESIGAKVFYAAVNQKEDGKIYTSSSRALGIVGIADSIDKSESIAEKACEYVKGNLYHRKDIGTEELIQQRIDHMKEIRK, encoded by the coding sequence ATGAAAGTCTTAGTTGTTGGTACTGGTGCAAGAGAAAATGCTATTTGTGAATCATTGAAAGATGATTGTGAATTATACTCATATATGTCTAATAAAAATCCAGGAATAGCTAAAATAGCTAAATTCAAACAAGGTGATGAGGGAGATATCCAATCTGTAGCTAAATATGCAGTTGATAATAAAATTGATATTGCAGTTATAGGGCCAGAAGCTCCACTTGGAAAAGGCATTGTAGATGAATTAGAAAAAAATGGAATTAAATGTGTTGGACCTAATATAGAAGCAGCTAAGATTGAAACAGATAAGTCTTTTATGAGAAACCTCTTTGAAAAATACGATATTGAAGGATCACTAATTTATAAAGTATTTGATAATTTTAAAGATATAGAAAATTTCCTTGATGACTTTGATAGAGATGCAGTTATAAAGCCAGTCGGTTTAACTGGTGGAAAAGGAGTAAAAATTGTTGGTGAACATTTAAAAGATAACCAAGAAGCGAAAGAATATGCTAAAGAAGTTATGGATAATAAAATGGGAGGTTTTCCTCAAGTTATTATTGAAGAAAGACTTATTGGAGAAGAATTTACAATTCAAGCATTTTCAGATGGAAAAAGCTTAGCACCAATGCCAGCAGCACAAGATCATCCATATGCATTTGAAGGTGGAAAAGGACCTATAACTGGAGGAATGGGATCATATTCCAATAAAGATGGGTTACTTCCATTTTTAAAAGAAGAAGATTATGATGAAGCAGTCAAAATAATGGAAAAAACAATCCATGCAGTAGCAAAAGAAGCAAGCCCTTATAAAGGTATTCTTTATGGACAATTTATGCTTACATCAAATGGACCTCGATTGATTGAATACAATGCAAGATTTGGAGATCCAGAAGCTATGAATGTTCTTCCATTGATGAAAACTCCAATGATTGAAGTTTGTAAATCTATAGTTGATGGAAACCTTCAAAATGTTGAATTTGAACCTTTATCTTCTGTTTGTAAGTATATAGTTCCAGATGGTTACCCAGAAACTAAATATGCCAATGAAGAAATAGTTGTAGATGAAGAAAAGATTGAATCCATCGGTGCAAAAGTATTTTATGCAGCTGTTAATCAAAAAGAAGATGGTAAAATATACACTTCATCATCAAGAGCTCTTGGAATTGTTGGAATAGCTGATTCAATTGATAAGAGTGAATCAATAGCTGAAAAAGCTTGTGAATATGTGAAAGGAAACTTATATCACAGAAAAGACATTGGAACAGAAGAGTTAATACAACAAAGAATAGATCATATGAAAGAAATTCGTAAATAA
- the argF gene encoding ornithine carbamoyltransferase encodes MRSLLSICDIKDEIPEILELATKFKEGKINEKPLEDKTLAMIFQKSSTRTRVSFEVGMNELGGNAIFLSNNDIQMGRGEPIADTAKVLSRYVHGIMIRALEHEDVVEFSKESDVPIISGLTNLEHPCQALADILTVKEYFKDFNGKFTYVGDGNNVCNSLLLICACIGMNIAVACPEGYEPNEDIIKKANKIAKENNSYVVITNDVEVAVKNATVVYTDVWVSMGDEKEQGKRKKALKKYQVNQKLMELANQDAIFMHCLPAIRGEEVSGEVIDGPQSAVIDQAENRLHAQKAVLYYFLK; translated from the coding sequence ATGAGAAGTCTCTTATCAATTTGTGACATAAAAGATGAAATTCCTGAAATACTAGAATTAGCTACAAAATTTAAAGAGGGTAAAATCAATGAAAAGCCTCTTGAAGATAAAACACTAGCAATGATATTCCAAAAATCCTCTACGAGAACTAGAGTTTCTTTTGAAGTTGGAATGAATGAATTAGGAGGTAATGCTATCTTTTTATCCAACAACGATATTCAAATGGGTAGAGGAGAACCAATAGCAGATACAGCTAAAGTTTTAAGTAGATATGTGCACGGAATTATGATAAGAGCTCTTGAACATGAGGACGTTGTAGAATTCTCAAAAGAATCTGATGTTCCAATAATAAGTGGTCTTACAAATCTTGAACATCCCTGCCAGGCCCTTGCAGATATTTTAACTGTTAAAGAATATTTTAAAGATTTTAATGGTAAATTTACATATGTTGGTGATGGAAACAATGTTTGTAACTCCCTACTCCTTATATGTGCATGTATTGGTATGAATATAGCTGTAGCTTGTCCAGAAGGATATGAACCTAATGAGGATATTATTAAAAAAGCTAATAAAATAGCTAAAGAAAATAATTCTTATGTTGTAATTACAAATGATGTTGAAGTTGCTGTAAAAAATGCAACTGTAGTATATACTGATGTTTGGGTTAGCATGGGTGATGAAAAAGAGCAAGGAAAAAGAAAGAAAGCCTTGAAAAAATATCAAGTTAACCAAAAACTTATGGAATTAGCTAACCAAGACGCAATATTTATGCATTGTTTACCTGCTATTAGAGGAGAAGAAGTAAGTGGTGAAGTCATCGATGGACCACAATCAGCAGTAATTGACCAAGCAGAAAACAGACTACATGCTCAAAAAGCTGTACTTTACTATTTTTTAAAATAG